In Asterias rubens chromosome 17, eAstRub1.3, whole genome shotgun sequence, a genomic segment contains:
- the LOC117301594 gene encoding unhealthy ribosome biogenesis protein 2 homolog, producing the protein MCVCVLFCEWRNTCRAAMAIPYAGVNRLLKDASTPWLQKIQLAKFAWISPKCFLPNREQVLIDWSINSIVNASKFSIPDNVIPALWQFLQDVLQSKQLQSMGSRLERLSIRPSLFPVLISSLEPHHKYEEQAIGCCLHLLDYASLGTVITGQLENQVKFLSAVLNLLISYLKADDGRTCSKLNSLVHKAFESFASLQRQQPNPRKILAIIFAKLLQPSLMLHYTITSLSPTSDALYTDTLTCIQDLIANGLFQRDLVDGHIKYLRLSPGEVNTDKQKEVKLLHEAIIALWKNISGKVWHQQEDDCSCSYIAGMPVLFSAFLSIQQYPKDVSFALFCKLCHIMGIMPLEVKSKPNTETEDIEGGDCQPMEEEKDSREGYRGNWSVCLLPLSELLDVVSEKQIYEVASDNMEGKVQFAWLVHLVNELMSNADSSSISWFNCLHKLLDMNHLLLEDKLPQILKEALYCSAKESPEKNAQLLELRDSFLEKLLGVYTKLRQFDKVVAALLEASMISTTSQRLGYPQHFADSFSESVQLLPPGLTLTIWKQFHQAFSQTYLPQLNQTSSTISSPSPSKKRKKVKEIAKEVNIEPLSRTFHLYLRSMRLVDASLTAPLLKRVEVVMNEMKGDILELLLDRSRKSKLSESQVHCTLLLCHVWGELYLMLSQHTNYGNPSADRTEKCALWNITDSLWLDSLPDWSSLSELFCDKEDILQLQISLVIQQIRALILHSEVDSVQQSLTNMTIEVCNKVTDMEPSSSRNLLPILLEHLPILLPYLPSQHLAKLISLLCEILMSRCSLSDKQLLEEGPGEDAVLYRVCEQFVSSEFCMESRRLQTALVNCVLNKLSEVTSSFSPQEVAFIQRLSKVESSDSCKDDDVSRHLEDVAMDFNRLLTDRSVAKKKVRPVGLNTMTSLYGTLKIFQFLPLHHLLPSNVARCMLGLLFVDLTIGYKPPKKSQDVLEFGKTLLLCRQVEAAILKGIGKVEFLHSIDALIIATEITNVFLQADNQIFQKSTTQTEQSSGDLNDVTEELLTYWLKRVMHMTNQEAAASDYCIMMESRLSELVKHLTKSKHPNDLLTQNIPLLTTCTTLLNAILAGNRGSLISQTSESVEDRIPGIINALSAVMKYVECSRKSPRLFHHMTKVATGLVKFALRFTKISFETSAESSKDDSDAMETNVSVVTVTAKQWRNLINLMLSEISYYFTSADDKSCPVIGCCLSFMQTSSIFIGRHCSVSTSGMDTSSMWLALISLMGTRVEWTEEMRNEFQTTFERIVGTMDMVQLQMSLSDLLKDTAPSKDDDASHKNLLGALFAWQLLPSSVESEESQGALAEVTPKLIHNLMSVLLDAVQDWTGGGAIALSVLRAVTSIIEHGESLVLPDDTLYAQHFCVLIPVTMVTDAEFPLVFNTLCQILRHLLIGYPRTVMASLASYFACLQSLLKNVMQRGQQRPGTSDRLSDHDLYMCAENMERLLTMIATYKEDVNKLAVFLVADYIAELQKGTLLPLFKKTLVTGVYNLLDVADERAIDFLNANMPLNLREIFKTFYNDFQKYYRYSGKV; encoded by the exons ATGTGCGTGTGTGTACTTTTCTGTGAATGGCGAAACACATGTCGGGCAGCTATGGCGATTCCTTACGCAg GTGTCAATCGGCTACTGAAAGATGCATCTACCCCTTGGTTACAGAAAATACAACTGGCAAAGTTTGCTTGGATTTCTCCCAAATGCTTCCTTCCGAACAGGGAGCAAGTGCTGATTGACTGGTCTATAAACTCAATAGTAAACGCTTCCAA gttcaGTATCCCAGACAATGTCATTCCCGCCCTGTGGCAATTTCTTCAAGATGTCCTCCAGAGCAAACAACTTCAGAGCATGGGGAGTCGACTTGAAAGACTTTCCATCAGACCAAGTTTATTTCCA GTGCTGATTTCATCCTTAGAACCTCATCATAAGTATGAGGAGCAAGCGATAGGATGTTGTCTTCATCTACTAGACTACGCTTCACTAGGGACTGTCATCACAGGGCAACTAGAAAATCAG GTCAAGTTTCTTAGTGCTGTACTGAATCTGTTGATATCATATCTGAAAGCTGACGATGGAAGGACTTGTAGCAAGTTGAATTCCTTGGTGCATAAAGCATTTGAGAGTTTTGCTTCACTACAGAGACAGCAGCCCAACCCAAGAAAG ATTCTTGCAATTATCTTTGCGAAACTGCTCCAGCCATCGTTAATGTTACACTACACCATTACATCCTTGAGTCCCACTTCTGATGCTCTATACACAGATACACTAACGTGTATTCAGGATCTTATTGCAAATGGACTCTTTCAACG AGACTTAGTTGATGGTCACATCAAATATCTGAGGTTATCACCGGGTGAAGTCAACACAGACAAACAGAAAGAGGTCAAGCTGTTACATGAAGCAATCATTGCCCTCTGGAAAAACATCTCCGGCAAAGTGTGGCACCAGCAAGAG GATGATTGTTCATGTTCCTACATAGCCGGCATGCCTGTTTTATTCTCGGCATTCTTGAGTATACAGCA ATACCCAAAGGACGTCTCCTTTGCCCTGTTTTGTAAACTCTGTCACATCATGGGTATCATGCCATTGGAAGttaaatcaaaaccaaacacagAGACAGAAGATATCGAAGGTGGAGATTGTCAGCCAATGGAAGAGGAGAAAGACTCGAGGGAGGGTTACCGTGGAAACTGGAGTGTTTGTCTCCTACCCCTGAGCGAACTCCTTGATGTTGTTTCTGAGAAACAAATTTATGAG GTGGCATCTGACAATATGGAAGGCAAAGTCCAATTTGCATGGCTTGTTCATCTTGTCAATGAATTGATGTCAAATGCTGACAG CTCTTCAATATCTTGGTTCAATTGTCTTCACAAATTATTGGATATGAACCACCTtttactggaagataaattgcCACAGATCCTGAAGGAGGCCCTCTATTGTTCGGCCAAAGAAAGCCCAGAGAAGAACGCACAGCTTCTTGAATTGAGGGATTCTTTTTTGGAGAAATTATTGGGCGTCTACACAAAGCTGAGACAG TTTGATAAAGTTGTTGCCGCTCTGTTAGAGGCCAGCATGATCTCAACAACTTCACAGAGACTTGGTTACCCTCAACACTTTGCTGACAG tttCTCGGAGAGCGTGCAACTATTACCACCCGGCCTGACTCTCACCATCTGGAAGCAATTCCACCAAGCATTCTCCCAGACCTACCTTCCTCAACTCAACCAGACGTCTTCAACCATCTCCTCGCCGTCTCCTAGCAAGAAACGGAAGAAGGTCAAAGAGATTGCCAAAGAGGTCAACATTGAGCCCTTGTCAAGGACCTTTCACCTCTATCTACGAAGCATGCGATTGGTCGATGCCAGTCTGACTGCTCCATTGTTGAAGCGGGTAGAAGTGGTGATGAATGAAATGAAGGGAGACATTTTGGAACTTTTATTGGATAGGAGTCGAAAGTCGAAG CTGTCCGAGAGCCAAGTTCACTGCACTCTTCTTCTATGTCATGTATGGGGAGAACTTTACCTCATGTTGTCTCAACACACCAACTATGGGAACCCTTCTGCAGATAGGACCGAGAAGTGTGCCTTGTGGAACATTACAGACTCCTTGTGGTTAGACTCGTTGCCTGATTGGTCAAGTCTTAGTGAGTTGTTCTGCGACAAAGAGGACATTTTGCAACTGCag ataTCTCTTGTGATACAGCAGATCAGAGCCTTGATCCTACACAGTGAAGTTGACTCTGTTCAACAGAGTCTCACTAACATGACCATAGAAGTTTGTAACAAAGTTACCGACATGGAG CCAAGCAGCTCCAGGAACCTGCTGCCGATTCTCTTAGAACACCTTCCAATCCTCCTACCATATCTTCCGTCCCAACATCTCGCTAAGCTAATTAGTCTCCTCTGTGAGATACTAATGTCAAGGTGTAGTCTCTCAGACAAGCAGTTACTAGAAGAGGGCCCAGGGGAAGATGCAGTTTTGTACAGAGTATGTGAGCAATTTGTGAGCAGTGAGTTTTGTATGGAGTCTAGGAGGCTACAAACTGCACTGGTGAACTGTGTCTTGAACAAACTCTCTGAGGTCACAAG CTCTTTCTCACCACAAGAAGTGGCCTTCATCCAAAGACTGAGTAAAGTAGAGAGTTCAGACTCCTGCAAAGACGATGATGTGTCTAGACATCTTGAAGATGTTGCCATGGATTTCAACCGACTTCTGACCGATCGTTCTGTCGCTAAGAAAAAAGTTCGCCCTGTTGGGTTGAATACCATGACATCGCTGTATGGAACACTTAAG ATCTTTCAGTTCTTACCTCTCCACCACCTGTTGCCTAGCAACGTAGCCCGATGCATGCTGGGATTGCTCTTCGTTGACCTAACCATTGGTTATAAACCTCCAAAGAAATCGCAAGACGTCCTCGAGTTTGGAAAGACACTGCTGTTATGCAGACAAGTggaagcggccatcttgaaaggGATTGGAAAGGTTGAATTCCTGCACAGTATTGATGCATTAATAATTGCGACTGAAATCACCAATGTGTTTCTTCAAGCTGACAATCAG ATATTCCAAAAGAGTACGACGCAAACAGAACAGAGCTCCGGAGACTTGAATGATGTCACCGAAGAACTGCTCACCTATTGGCTGAAAAGAGTCATGCATATGACCAATCAGGAAGCTGCTGCCAGTGACTATTGCATTATG ATGGAATCCAGGTTGAGTGAACTCGTCAAGCATCTGACCAAGTCTAAGCATCCCAACGACCTCCTGACTCAAAACATTCCACTCTTAACGACCTGCACGACACTCCTCAACGCAATTTTAGCCGGCAACAGGGGATCGCTCATATCCCAAACCAGCGAGTCGGTCGAAGACAGGATACCAGGGATCATTAACGCACTCAGTGCTGTCATGAAATATGTTGAATGCTCGAGAAAGAGTCCACGTTTGTTTCACCACATGACGAAAGTTGCGACGGGACTTGTGAAGTTCGCCCTCCGTTTCACTAAGATTAGTTTTGAAACATCGGCTGAGAGTTCTAAAGATGACTCTGACGCCATGGAAACGAACGTCTCCGTGGTAACAGTCACAGCCAAACAATGGCGGAATCTTATCAACTTAATGTTGTCAGAAATCTCTTATTATTTCACATCAGCTGACGATAAGAGCTGTCCGGTGATTGGTTGCTGCCTTTCGTTTATGCAAACGAGCTCTATTTTCATTGGTCGACATTGTAGTGTGAGCACGAGTGGCATGGACACCAGTTCGATGTGGCTGGCTTTGATATCGCTGATGGGTACCAGGGTCGAATGGACGGAGGAAATGAGAAATG agtttCAGACTACTTTTGAAAGAATTGTTGGGACAATGGATATGGTCCAGCTGCAGATGTCTTTAAGTGATCTATTAAAAGATACA GCACCCAGTAAAGATGACGATGCTAGTCATAAGAACCTCCTTGGAGCCTTGTTTGCATGGCAACTGTTACCAAGCAGTGTTGAATCGGAGGAGTCACAAGGAGCCTTGGCTGAAGTTACTCCCAAG CTTATTCATAACTTGATGAGCGTTCTGCTAGATGCTGTTCAAGACTGGACTGGAGGTGGCGCTATAGCTTTGTCGGTTCTACGAGCTGTTACCAGTATTATTGAACATGGAGAG tCTCTTGTTCTACCTGACGATACATTGTATGCCCAACACTTTTGCGTCTTGATACCCGTAACCATGGTAACTGATGCTGAGTTCCCATTGGTCTTCAACACACTGTGCCAGATACTAAGACATCTTCTGATTGGCTACCCAAGGACAGTGATGGCATCATTGGCGAGCTACTTTGCGTGTCTTCAAA GTCTTCTGAAGAATGTAATGCAGAGAGGCCAACAGAGGCCAGGTACCAGTGACAGATTAAGCGATCATGACTTGTATATGTGTGCAGAAAATATGGAAAG GCTGCTGACCATGATAGCAACGTACAAGGAGGACGTTAATAAACTGGCAGTGTTTCTGGTTGCTGATTACATCGCTGAACTACAGAAAGGAACATTACTCCCTCTATTTAAG AAAACCTTAGTAACAGGTGTGTATAACCTACTGGATGTAGCTGATGAAAGAGCGATTGACTTCTTGAATGCTAACATGCCGCTCAATCTTAGAGAAATCTTCAAGACGTTCTACAACGACTTCCAGAAATACTACAGATACTCGGGCAAAGTGTAA